ATTTCACTGTTGAATTGTTTAATCGTATTGACCAGCATGGTCCCTGGACGGGCATGCAGGCCGTGCTCATTGCGGACCACAAACTCGGCGTTCAGCACATCATCAGTCAGAGCGTCATCGTTGGTCAGCAGTGCCAGGACAGTCGCCGCGTCGGCGTTCAGCAGACGGTCAGCTTTCGTCTCCAGCAGCAGATCGCCCAGACGCTTCAGCACGGCGACGGGCTGGTCGTCAGCCATGGCAACGGTCACTAGCAGCGCCGCTTTTTCGCCCTGTACGTCAAAAGCATTTACCGCACGACTTACCGCCACGGCGCTGCGCAGGTTGCCTTCAGCACTGTCGCTGAGCCAGATCCCCTGACCCAGGTTCATCGGCTGTTCGTTAATCACTTTCGCGACAAACGCCGCATCTACGACGCCAGCCTCTTTCAAACGTGCCGCATTCAGCGCCTGCAACGTCACTAAATCGGTCGCGACGACATCCAGCATCAGCGTGTCGTTGTCGAGCTTCAGCTGCTCACTCTGCTTTTCGCCCATCAACAACGCACGCAGTTCTTCAGCCGTGGTCGCTGACTTAAGCTGTTCAGCTACGGAGTCATCGCTCAGCACGTGCGTCAGCTGACGCAGCAGACCAAGGTGCTCATCGGAGCTGGCGGCAATGCCAATCGCCACATATGCCACCTGACCGTCACCCCAGGTTACGCCCTGTGGGAACTGAAAAACCTGAACGCCGGTTTTCAGCACCTGATCGCGGGTGTCGGTTGTGCCATGCGGAATCGCAATCCCGTTGCCGAGAAAAGTGGACGTCTGCTGCTCGCGAGCAAGCATGCCGTCTACGTAGCCGTCCGCAACGTTGCCAGCCTGCACTAACGCAGCGGCAACCTGACGGATGGCTTCCTGTTTGTCTCCGGCCTGCTCGCCCGGATGAATGTCCTGAACGGATAACTGAAACATGGTTCTCCTCTCCTGCTGAATTGAAACGATTCAGCTTACATGAGAAAAAAGACGCTATACGGTTCCCTCAACTGAAACTCGACAGCGCTGAAACGTTTCAAGAAGTCTTGCGCTTTCTGCTTCAGCACGCAAGTAAAGTTGCATTTTTGATCGCAAAATTTAGAAGCAATGCACATTTTTGCCTCACTGGCGGTAGGTTGCTGAAGTCAATA
The sequence above is drawn from the Citrobacter amalonaticus genome and encodes:
- the fruB gene encoding fused PTS fructose transporter subunit IIA/HPr protein, encoding MFQLSVQDIHPGEQAGDKQEAIRQVAAALVQAGNVADGYVDGMLAREQQTSTFLGNGIAIPHGTTDTRDQVLKTGVQVFQFPQGVTWGDGQVAYVAIGIAASSDEHLGLLRQLTHVLSDDSVAEQLKSATTAEELRALLMGEKQSEQLKLDNDTLMLDVVATDLVTLQALNAARLKEAGVVDAAFVAKVINEQPMNLGQGIWLSDSAEGNLRSAVAVSRAVNAFDVQGEKAALLVTVAMADDQPVAVLKRLGDLLLETKADRLLNADAATVLALLTNDDALTDDVLNAEFVVRNEHGLHARPGTMLVNTIKQFNSEITVANLDGTGKPANGRSLMKVVALGVKKGHRLRFTAQGADAEQALKAIGDAIAAGLGEGA